One stretch of Siphonobacter curvatus DNA includes these proteins:
- the mraY gene encoding phospho-N-acetylmuramoyl-pentapeptide-transferase codes for MLYYLFDYLDKTFNFPGAGVFQFLTFRTAAATVTSLIIGIVFGKRIIWYLQRLQIGETIRDLGLEGQMQKKGTPTMGGFIILLAIVIPVLLFAKLDNIYVVLLLISAVWTCLIGFVDDYIKVFRKNKEGLPGRFKIVGQIGLGLLIGLTMHYSPDIKIRVYEEARINTPTGFAELRKFTDTKDFLTNVPFFKNNEIDYSEILPDSILPDEYTWILYTVIVIFIITAVSNGANITDGIDGLAAGSSIIIGLTLGILAYLSGNKVFSQYLNIYYIPLSGELVVFCGAFVGACVGFLWYNTYPAQVFMGDTGSLMLGSVIATLAIVLRKELLIPILCGVFLIESISVILQVSYFKYQKKRRGLEYAQLHRLFKMSPLHHHYQKSNIPEPKIVMRFFIIGILLAVFTLVTLKLR; via the coding sequence ATGCTCTACTATCTTTTCGATTATCTGGATAAAACCTTCAATTTTCCCGGAGCCGGGGTTTTTCAGTTTCTTACCTTTCGGACGGCGGCGGCTACAGTGACGTCCTTGATTATCGGTATTGTTTTTGGTAAACGCATCATCTGGTATTTGCAACGCCTGCAAATTGGCGAAACCATTCGTGATCTGGGCCTGGAAGGACAGATGCAGAAGAAAGGCACCCCTACGATGGGTGGTTTCATTATCTTACTGGCCATTGTCATTCCAGTACTCTTATTTGCCAAGCTGGATAATATTTACGTAGTACTCTTGCTGATTTCGGCGGTATGGACCTGTTTGATCGGTTTCGTGGATGACTACATTAAAGTTTTTCGAAAAAATAAGGAGGGCTTACCCGGTCGCTTCAAGATTGTCGGACAAATCGGACTAGGCCTGCTCATTGGACTGACGATGCACTATTCGCCAGACATCAAAATCCGGGTGTACGAAGAAGCTCGCATCAATACCCCAACGGGCTTCGCTGAACTACGGAAATTTACGGATACCAAAGATTTTCTAACGAACGTCCCTTTCTTCAAAAACAACGAGATTGATTATTCGGAGATTCTTCCGGATTCCATTCTGCCCGATGAATACACCTGGATTCTATACACCGTTATTGTCATCTTCATTATTACGGCCGTATCCAATGGAGCCAACATCACGGATGGGATTGATGGGCTAGCCGCAGGTTCGTCCATCATCATCGGCCTCACGCTGGGTATTCTGGCTTACCTTTCAGGAAATAAAGTCTTTTCCCAGTACCTCAACATCTACTACATTCCTTTATCCGGCGAGCTAGTGGTCTTCTGTGGGGCCTTTGTCGGAGCCTGCGTCGGCTTTCTCTGGTACAACACGTACCCCGCTCAGGTTTTTATGGGCGATACGGGTAGTTTGATGCTGGGTAGCGTCATCGCAACGCTAGCCATTGTGTTACGTAAAGAATTGCTAATTCCGATTTTGTGCGGGGTTTTCCTCATCGAATCCATTTCTGTCATTCTCCAAGTCAGTTATTTCAAGTACCAGAAAAAACGACGAGGACTCGAATACGCCCAGTTGCACCGGCTTTTCAAGATGTCTCCCCTACATCACCACTACCAGAAATCCAATATACCAGAGCCGAAGATTGTCATGCGTTTCTTCATCATCGGTATCCTGCTTGCGGTATTTACCCTGGTTACGCTGAAGCTACGTTAA
- a CDS encoding helix-turn-helix and ligand-binding sensor domain-containing protein: MLVNNFAKAQTYTDQLQKLCLPEVRSFTIQDYQAQRQNWSISQNKNTRFIYVGNSKGLLEYDGQTWKNFILPHRQIIRSVATAGDRIYTGALQEFGYWQANSKGVLTYHSLNSLNKDPRFKQEEIWNIITLGESVYFHSFAYLFRYQHNQITTLPTPGNVFFAYQVDNRLFVQIMDKGIYEWVDEQFVYLPGSDRLAHERVRCVLRSGPNQLQIGTDRMLFTFDGKGFTVLNTPASRFLADNQLNKAIRVDERTYAYGSVQNGMIITDEWGRIRYHLNQKSGLQNNTVLALHADADKNVWVGTDNGIDAVLLSSPVRHFRDKDGVLGSVYDATLYQGKLYVGTNHGVFQVNETGEKTSLQLVPGSQGQVWDLEVIDGTLFCGHNEGTFVLEGSGFRQISKLTGGLVLHKLQKHPDILIQGTYTDLALYKQVNGRWQLSHSLAGDFSLTDQIIEQSTGTLLLRRKYRGITQIRLADDLRTIQHTTPLNGLQGANLIRVQEKPLVCTDQQSYFLEGTTLKAIPALGKQGVRNIFPINSQDYLVLRINGTLAYWRGNQSIRPLNIKHVQWVEGYENVVRLDEQTLLVCGDDGFSVVPVSYLRQGTTETQAHPLIRQISTENFDQTLYPGQPQPELQFRYWQNNLTIDFTSTQYEADVTYEYWLEGKMPGWTTLSKTHTLTTGPLDPGTYVLHLRSSVSSEETTLSFEIRPPWYWNRWSQFLYLVVLVVSIWLAYQFYRRRIRMHQSRIQRKMQLQLEEEQLRNAQVLAELRNEQLRKDVERKSEELANSAMNLLQKNELLETIKGELEKLRKEIGPETAATQYRSLVQLINRNLADEHSWDIFESNFNDVHDYFFKKLLESFPNLTPGDLKLAAYLRMNLSSKEIAQLLNITVRSVELKRYRLRTKLNLQTEQNLNEFLIKL, translated from the coding sequence GTGCTTGTCAATAATTTTGCGAAAGCTCAAACGTACACCGATCAGCTACAAAAGCTATGCCTGCCAGAAGTAAGGTCGTTCACCATACAGGACTATCAAGCCCAGCGACAGAACTGGAGCATTAGCCAGAATAAAAACACCCGATTCATCTACGTTGGGAATTCGAAAGGTCTGCTGGAATACGATGGACAAACCTGGAAAAACTTCATTTTGCCGCACCGTCAGATCATTCGTTCCGTTGCTACGGCTGGCGATCGCATCTATACGGGAGCTTTACAGGAATTTGGCTATTGGCAAGCGAATAGTAAGGGCGTTCTTACGTACCATTCGCTGAATTCATTAAATAAGGACCCTCGATTTAAACAGGAAGAAATCTGGAACATTATTACTTTAGGCGAGTCAGTCTATTTCCATTCCTTTGCCTATCTGTTCCGTTATCAGCATAATCAGATAACCACTTTGCCCACGCCGGGAAACGTATTTTTTGCCTACCAGGTCGATAATCGGCTGTTCGTGCAGATTATGGATAAGGGTATTTACGAGTGGGTAGACGAACAATTTGTGTACTTGCCGGGCAGTGACCGTCTCGCTCATGAACGAGTACGCTGTGTATTGCGATCCGGACCTAATCAATTACAGATTGGTACCGATCGGATGCTTTTTACTTTTGATGGCAAAGGCTTCACCGTTTTAAATACCCCGGCGAGTCGTTTTCTGGCGGATAACCAGCTTAACAAAGCCATTCGGGTAGATGAGCGGACGTATGCGTATGGTTCGGTACAAAATGGGATGATCATCACCGATGAGTGGGGCCGGATTCGCTACCACCTCAATCAAAAATCAGGCTTGCAGAATAATACCGTACTGGCTTTGCACGCCGACGCGGACAAAAACGTGTGGGTAGGCACAGATAATGGAATTGATGCCGTCTTGCTGAGTTCACCCGTTCGCCATTTTCGGGATAAGGACGGCGTGCTCGGAAGTGTGTACGATGCTACGCTCTATCAGGGGAAACTGTACGTAGGAACGAACCATGGCGTTTTTCAGGTCAACGAAACGGGTGAAAAAACCAGCCTACAACTGGTGCCCGGTAGTCAGGGTCAGGTTTGGGATCTGGAAGTGATTGACGGAACCCTGTTTTGCGGACATAATGAAGGCACTTTCGTACTGGAAGGTTCGGGCTTTCGGCAAATTTCGAAGCTGACCGGAGGACTCGTACTTCACAAACTCCAAAAGCATCCGGATATACTCATTCAGGGCACTTATACGGATCTGGCATTGTATAAACAGGTCAACGGTCGCTGGCAGTTGAGTCACTCACTGGCGGGCGATTTTTCACTAACCGATCAAATTATCGAGCAAAGTACCGGTACGCTTTTACTGCGACGAAAGTACCGGGGGATCACCCAGATTCGACTCGCGGACGATTTGCGGACCATTCAGCATACCACACCACTCAATGGTCTGCAGGGAGCTAACCTGATTCGGGTCCAGGAAAAACCATTGGTGTGTACCGATCAGCAATCGTATTTTCTGGAAGGAACAACCTTGAAAGCCATTCCAGCCCTTGGTAAACAGGGCGTAAGAAACATTTTTCCCATCAACTCCCAGGATTATCTGGTATTACGGATCAACGGAACGCTGGCGTACTGGCGGGGAAATCAATCGATCAGGCCGTTGAATATCAAACATGTGCAATGGGTGGAAGGGTACGAGAATGTCGTACGGCTCGATGAGCAGACGCTGCTGGTCTGCGGAGATGATGGGTTTTCAGTAGTACCGGTTTCTTACTTGCGACAGGGAACGACGGAGACGCAGGCCCACCCGCTAATCCGTCAGATCAGTACTGAAAACTTCGATCAAACGCTTTATCCCGGTCAGCCTCAACCTGAGTTGCAATTTCGATACTGGCAGAACAACCTGACCATTGATTTTACGTCTACCCAGTACGAGGCCGATGTAACGTACGAGTACTGGCTGGAAGGAAAAATGCCGGGTTGGACAACGTTATCGAAAACGCACACCCTGACGACGGGGCCACTAGACCCAGGTACGTATGTGTTGCATTTACGTTCATCCGTTTCCAGCGAAGAAACCACGCTGTCCTTTGAAATACGTCCACCCTGGTACTGGAATCGCTGGAGTCAGTTTCTATACCTGGTGGTGCTGGTTGTTAGTATCTGGCTGGCGTATCAGTTCTATCGGCGTCGTATTCGGATGCACCAAAGCCGGATTCAACGAAAAATGCAGCTACAACTGGAAGAAGAGCAACTCCGAAACGCTCAGGTATTGGCAGAATTACGGAATGAGCAATTACGGAAAGACGTCGAACGTAAATCGGAAGAACTGGCGAATTCGGCCATGAACCTGCTGCAAAAAAACGAATTGCTGGAAACGATTAAGGGAGAGCTGGAGAAGTTACGGAAAGAAATTGGTCCGGAAACCGCTGCTACGCAGTACCGCTCGCTGGTACAACTCATTAATCGCAATCTGGCCGACGAACACAGCTGGGATATTTTTGAATCCAATTTCAACGACGTGCATGATTACTTTTTCAAAAAGCTGCTCGAATCGTTTCCCAATCTAACGCCTGGTGATTTGAAGTTGGCTGCGTATCTGCGAATGAATTTATCCAGCAAAGAAATTGCTCAGTTACTAAATATTACGGTTCGCAGTGTCGAGTTGAAGCGGTACCGCTTACGTACCAAACTCAACTTGCAAACGGAACAGAACCTCAATGAATTTCTGATTAAACTGTAA
- a CDS encoding SusC/RagA family TonB-linked outer membrane protein: MKKAYLLCLWLFSLIVTQVYAQEGRRVTGRVTSADDNQPLPGATIAIKGTTRGTNTDAEGRFSLAANTGDVLSVTFVGMKPQEVTVSAAATELTITLESDASTLNEVVAIGYGTARKKDLTGAVATLKTADIVNQPVVSATQAMQGKLAGVQITASGEPGSVPTVRIRGTGTLLAGADPLYVVDGVITDDIRNINPQDITSMDVLKDASATAIYGMRAANGVILVTTKRGQSGAVKVTYDGYVGFRQASRRVKMADSQQYIDFSNEALVRAGQQPVFTAGDIKANTNWFNAITRNALVHNHNISLSGGSEKSTYFLSGGYMFDDGILKGNGYRRLSLRASNDYQVSKSFKVGASLNLAQEDNENKPYSAFTSAYKQAPIVPVYNEDGSYGYTLRNNVANPLAQINYTNDHTKSLRLQGVLFAEWNITSDLRFRSNFAVENRSFNNRKYNPIYVVSGNQQNNTSQLTLRDDNASRWVWDNTLTYTKTFGEKHSLNALVGVTGERYKTSFLGGSRLNVPNNPDYWTLNLGTQATATNESSMGLERRLSYYSRVNYNYDDRYLLTATVRQDGSSKFPSSNRSSIFPSVGAAWQIANENFMKGQNLFSALKLRASWGQVGNDRIVPNAFLYTLSSNLDYQIDGQLAPGYTIQDIKDLNLRWEVTTEKDLGLEFGLLNNRLSGEVNYYDKLTKDALIYKPIDAIFGDNDSQYLTNAADIRNRGIEFGLNWNEKKGDFRYNVGVNFTINNNKIERVNGGLPIQAGSLGNGQITTQTAEGQPIGSFYVYQTNGIFKTQAELDAYPHISGAKVGDLRYVDTDGNGIINGNDRVYKGSYQPKYFFGLTGGISYRNFDLSVTAAGNLGNQIYNGKKAQRFGNENIEASVTNWWSPSNTTSNNPRPSNDVALASDYYIESGSYLRINNVSLGYNLPKTLTDSWKMQGIRVYVTAQNLVTFQKFSGFTPELPGRTLVNSTDQTAGTLSSGIELDAYPTPRTFLMGVTVNF; the protein is encoded by the coding sequence ATGAAGAAAGCTTATCTGCTGTGTCTATGGTTGTTTTCACTGATCGTCACTCAAGTGTATGCTCAGGAGGGACGCCGCGTCACTGGACGAGTAACCAGTGCGGACGATAACCAACCGTTGCCCGGAGCAACGATTGCCATAAAGGGTACCACACGTGGTACAAACACGGACGCTGAGGGGCGATTCTCTCTTGCGGCGAATACAGGCGATGTACTTTCCGTAACGTTCGTGGGAATGAAGCCGCAGGAAGTAACAGTATCTGCGGCGGCTACAGAGCTTACCATTACGCTGGAATCGGATGCTTCTACGTTAAACGAAGTCGTTGCGATTGGCTACGGAACGGCCCGCAAGAAAGACTTGACGGGAGCGGTAGCTACCTTAAAAACGGCGGACATCGTTAATCAACCCGTTGTATCGGCTACGCAAGCCATGCAGGGTAAATTAGCTGGGGTACAAATTACGGCTTCGGGTGAACCGGGTAGCGTACCGACGGTACGGATTCGCGGTACGGGTACATTGTTGGCCGGTGCAGATCCTTTGTACGTCGTAGACGGCGTTATTACGGATGATATTCGAAACATCAATCCGCAGGATATTACCTCGATGGACGTCCTGAAAGATGCTTCAGCTACGGCTATTTATGGGATGCGGGCTGCCAATGGCGTTATTCTGGTAACGACGAAACGTGGACAAAGCGGAGCTGTTAAAGTAACCTACGATGGTTACGTAGGTTTCCGCCAGGCTTCACGCCGGGTGAAAATGGCCGATTCGCAGCAGTACATCGACTTCTCAAACGAAGCTTTAGTACGGGCGGGTCAGCAACCTGTTTTCACCGCGGGCGACATCAAGGCAAATACGAATTGGTTCAACGCCATTACCCGTAATGCTCTGGTTCATAATCATAACATTTCCTTGAGTGGTGGTTCTGAGAAAAGTACGTATTTTCTAAGTGGTGGTTATATGTTCGACGACGGTATTCTAAAAGGCAATGGCTATCGTCGTTTGAGCTTGCGGGCTAGCAATGATTATCAGGTCAGTAAGTCTTTCAAAGTGGGAGCCTCATTAAACCTGGCTCAGGAAGATAATGAAAACAAACCTTACTCCGCCTTTACCAGTGCCTACAAGCAGGCTCCAATCGTGCCCGTATACAATGAGGACGGCAGCTATGGATACACCCTTCGCAACAACGTAGCCAACCCGCTAGCTCAGATCAACTATACGAACGATCATACGAAAAGTCTGCGTCTGCAAGGTGTACTGTTTGCGGAATGGAACATCACCAGTGATTTGCGATTCCGCTCGAACTTTGCCGTGGAAAACCGTTCGTTCAATAATCGCAAGTACAACCCGATCTACGTGGTTTCTGGAAACCAGCAAAACAATACCAGTCAGCTGACACTTCGCGATGACAATGCTTCTCGCTGGGTGTGGGATAATACCTTGACGTATACCAAAACGTTCGGTGAAAAACATAGTCTGAATGCTTTGGTTGGGGTTACCGGTGAACGCTACAAAACGAGCTTCCTCGGAGGTTCCCGTTTGAATGTACCGAACAATCCGGACTACTGGACGCTGAATCTGGGTACGCAGGCCACCGCTACCAACGAAAGCAGCATGGGTCTGGAGCGACGCCTCTCCTACTACAGTCGGGTAAACTATAACTACGATGACCGGTACCTGTTGACGGCTACCGTACGTCAGGATGGATCCAGCAAGTTTCCTTCCTCCAACCGTTCCAGCATATTCCCATCGGTGGGTGCGGCTTGGCAGATTGCGAACGAGAATTTCATGAAGGGTCAGAACCTCTTCTCTGCACTGAAACTCCGGGCGAGCTGGGGTCAGGTAGGAAACGATCGGATTGTACCGAACGCGTTCCTCTATACGCTGTCTTCAAACCTGGATTATCAGATTGACGGTCAACTGGCTCCGGGATACACGATTCAGGATATTAAGGATTTGAATCTACGGTGGGAAGTAACGACGGAGAAAGATTTAGGTTTGGAATTTGGTTTACTAAACAACCGTCTCTCTGGGGAAGTCAACTACTACGACAAACTCACGAAAGACGCGTTGATCTACAAACCTATCGACGCTATCTTCGGTGATAACGATTCCCAGTATCTGACCAACGCCGCCGACATTCGTAACCGCGGTATTGAGTTTGGTTTGAACTGGAATGAGAAGAAAGGTGACTTCCGTTACAATGTAGGCGTGAACTTCACGATTAACAATAATAAAATTGAGCGAGTGAACGGTGGTCTGCCTATTCAGGCTGGTAGCTTAGGTAACGGTCAAATCACCACGCAGACGGCAGAAGGACAACCCATCGGTAGCTTCTACGTGTACCAGACGAACGGTATTTTCAAAACACAGGCTGAGCTGGATGCGTATCCGCACATTTCCGGAGCAAAAGTGGGCGATCTGCGTTACGTGGACACGGATGGCAACGGCATCATCAACGGAAACGACCGCGTATATAAAGGTTCGTATCAGCCTAAGTACTTCTTTGGTCTGACGGGGGGCATCAGCTACCGCAACTTCGATTTGAGCGTTACGGCAGCGGGTAACCTGGGCAACCAGATTTACAACGGTAAGAAAGCTCAACGATTTGGTAACGAGAATATCGAAGCTTCCGTCACCAACTGGTGGTCACCCAGTAATACGACGAGCAACAATCCCCGTCCGTCGAATGACGTAGCTCTGGCTTCTGATTACTACATCGAATCAGGCTCGTACCTGCGGATTAACAACGTTTCGCTGGGTTACAACTTACCCAAAACGCTGACGGATTCCTGGAAAATGCAAGGCATTCGCGTGTACGTGACGGCTCAAAACCTGGTGACGTTCCAGAAGTTCTCGGGCTTTACCCCTGAGCTTCCCGGTCGTACGCTCGTGAATAGCACCGACCAAACCGCGGGTACGCTGTCTTCGGGTATTGAACTGGATGCGTATCCCACGCCTCGTACATTCCTGATGGGAGTAACGGTTAATTTCTAA
- a CDS encoding RagB/SusD family nutrient uptake outer membrane protein, giving the protein MKVNKYILRAGLFTGLALSGVACKDYLDVAPQGELTPDYLSSDPKSAEGIVTAIYNKMLDWNIHSFSWIGITSIASDDADKGSDPGDSGSDKNELDGFTFSATSGSFNDIWQGNYQGIARANQALTYLPTLTIDEASKNRLIGEATFLRAYFYFNLVRTFGGVPLITTVPNPTNEADLQAGRTRTTAEAIYAQIEADLNTAVTNLPEKGSIATGRATKGAAQALLAKVSMYQKKWDKVLELTNAVITGGKYSLVDDYSTIWREVGENNAESIFEVQAQGTTPNKGINNYSATQGVRGQWGWGFNTPSADLEKAYEPGDKRKAATIMYPGEVLWDGQQVLATAPNPRYNKKAYVSRVAETYNGNDEQTNKNMRILRFAEVLLMHAEASNELGQSGNALISLNKVRVRAGLQAAQAGSQSDLRLKIWNERRVELAMEHDRMFDLRRQGRAATVLRALGLPYVSPKHDLFPIPQTQIDLSGGQLKQNPGY; this is encoded by the coding sequence ATGAAAGTCAACAAATATATCCTGAGAGCTGGCCTCTTTACGGGTCTTGCTTTGAGCGGAGTCGCCTGTAAGGATTACCTGGATGTAGCTCCTCAGGGCGAGCTTACCCCGGATTATTTATCCAGCGATCCAAAATCGGCTGAAGGTATTGTTACGGCCATTTACAACAAAATGCTCGACTGGAATATTCACTCCTTTTCCTGGATCGGTATCACCAGTATTGCTTCCGATGACGCCGATAAAGGTAGTGATCCGGGGGACTCAGGTTCAGATAAAAATGAATTGGACGGCTTTACGTTCTCGGCAACTAGTGGTTCCTTTAATGACATCTGGCAAGGCAATTATCAGGGCATCGCACGGGCTAACCAAGCTCTGACGTATTTGCCTACGCTGACGATTGACGAAGCCTCCAAAAATCGTCTGATTGGTGAAGCCACCTTCCTGCGGGCGTATTTTTACTTCAATCTGGTTCGTACGTTCGGTGGTGTCCCGTTGATTACGACGGTTCCTAATCCAACGAACGAAGCCGATTTACAGGCGGGTCGTACGCGGACTACGGCGGAAGCCATTTACGCTCAAATCGAGGCTGACCTCAACACGGCAGTAACCAATCTGCCAGAAAAAGGTAGCATTGCTACGGGCCGGGCTACGAAAGGAGCAGCTCAGGCTCTGCTAGCGAAAGTTTCGATGTACCAGAAGAAATGGGACAAAGTACTGGAACTTACCAATGCGGTAATCACCGGTGGCAAATATTCCCTGGTAGACGATTACTCAACGATCTGGCGGGAAGTTGGTGAAAACAACGCCGAATCCATTTTTGAAGTACAAGCTCAGGGTACTACGCCCAACAAAGGCATCAATAATTACTCGGCAACCCAAGGCGTACGCGGTCAGTGGGGCTGGGGCTTCAATACGCCTTCAGCGGATCTGGAAAAAGCGTACGAACCCGGTGACAAACGCAAAGCAGCGACCATCATGTACCCTGGTGAAGTGCTTTGGGATGGTCAGCAGGTGTTAGCTACGGCTCCCAACCCCCGTTACAACAAGAAAGCGTACGTAAGCCGCGTAGCTGAAACGTATAACGGTAACGATGAGCAAACGAACAAAAACATGCGGATTTTACGCTTCGCGGAAGTATTGCTGATGCACGCGGAAGCCTCTAACGAACTGGGTCAATCGGGTAATGCTCTGATTTCTTTGAATAAAGTTCGGGTACGGGCCGGACTGCAAGCGGCACAAGCAGGCTCTCAAAGTGACTTACGCCTGAAAATCTGGAATGAACGCCGCGTCGAACTAGCGATGGAGCACGACCGGATGTTCGACCTACGTCGGCAGGGACGGGCCGCAACAGTACTGCGGGCTCTGGGTCTGCCTTACGTGAGTCCCAAACATGATTTATTCCCCATTCCGCAAACGCAAATCGACTTAAGCGGTGGCCAGCTGAAACAAAACCCTGGCTACTAA
- a CDS encoding glucoamylase family protein has translation MRIYSTLLTGVMACTLTFVSCTKSVPTTHSKTTDTETLPSEKSEYMDVVQKATFRYFWDFGHPISGMAAERTATPNIVTTGGTGFGLMGMVVAAERQWITREAAVARVQKIADFLEKADRFHGAWSHWIDGNTGRVVPFGQKDNGGDLVETAFLTNGLLVAREYFNGNTAAEKKLRNQITKLWEGIEWDWYVHDGKLRWHWSKQYNWDMNMPIEGYNECLITYVLALGSPTHAITPQVYENTWKQSNHFTNGNKYMGYKLDIGFPYGGPLFFSHYSYLSMDPRRMQDQHTNYWQMNQAHTLINWVYCAEKAPKAYGYSEENWGLTASDDYNFYDAHSPTNDNGTITPTAALSAFPYTPYESWQALRYLYLKHGNRLFSEYGFYDAYNASKNWYSNQYLAIDQGPIVVMMENYRTGLIWKVGERITEIQTGLKKMGIENPSYPTGFYAYQPHPTTGEWSLMRHSDTGKYPLEFAVAGTQPVTIELTGTSGTTIKVVDNKTLTPGTHTQSFDAAGGKYIATITQGSVKKVMKLVLR, from the coding sequence ATGAGAATATACTCCACGCTTCTGACGGGCGTCATGGCTTGTACATTGACGTTTGTTTCGTGTACCAAGTCCGTCCCGACTACCCATTCTAAAACTACAGATACAGAAACGCTGCCTTCCGAGAAGAGCGAATACATGGACGTCGTACAAAAAGCTACGTTCCGTTACTTCTGGGATTTCGGGCATCCCATTTCGGGCATGGCTGCCGAACGTACAGCCACGCCCAATATCGTCACGACGGGCGGTACGGGTTTTGGCTTGATGGGAATGGTCGTAGCCGCCGAGCGGCAGTGGATTACCCGCGAGGCCGCCGTAGCCCGCGTACAAAAAATTGCCGATTTTCTGGAAAAAGCCGACCGCTTTCACGGAGCCTGGTCGCACTGGATTGATGGCAACACGGGCCGGGTCGTTCCTTTTGGACAAAAAGATAACGGCGGTGATCTGGTAGAAACCGCTTTTCTAACCAACGGTCTACTTGTGGCCCGAGAATACTTCAACGGCAATACTGCCGCCGAAAAGAAACTTCGTAACCAGATTACCAAACTCTGGGAAGGCATCGAGTGGGACTGGTACGTGCACGATGGCAAACTTCGCTGGCACTGGTCGAAGCAATACAACTGGGACATGAATATGCCGATCGAAGGCTATAATGAATGTCTGATTACGTATGTGCTGGCTCTGGGCTCACCCACGCACGCCATTACGCCGCAGGTCTACGAAAATACCTGGAAACAGTCGAATCACTTTACCAATGGAAATAAGTACATGGGTTATAAGCTCGACATTGGTTTCCCCTACGGCGGTCCACTCTTCTTCAGCCATTACTCGTATCTGAGTATGGACCCACGACGCATGCAGGATCAGCACACGAACTACTGGCAAATGAATCAGGCCCATACGTTGATTAACTGGGTGTACTGTGCCGAAAAAGCTCCTAAAGCATACGGGTATTCCGAAGAAAACTGGGGTCTAACCGCCAGCGACGATTACAATTTCTACGACGCTCACTCGCCCACCAACGATAACGGTACGATTACGCCCACGGCGGCTTTGTCGGCTTTCCCGTATACGCCTTATGAATCCTGGCAGGCACTGCGGTATTTATATCTGAAACACGGCAATCGTCTGTTTAGTGAATATGGTTTTTATGATGCCTACAATGCGTCGAAAAACTGGTACTCCAATCAGTATCTGGCGATTGATCAGGGGCCGATTGTCGTGATGATGGAAAACTACCGGACAGGCCTGATTTGGAAAGTGGGCGAACGCATTACTGAAATTCAAACGGGACTGAAGAAAATGGGTATTGAGAACCCCTCCTACCCGACGGGCTTCTACGCCTACCAACCACACCCGACTACCGGCGAATGGAGTCTGATGCGACACAGCGACACGGGTAAATACCCGCTGGAATTTGCCGTGGCCGGTACACAACCCGTTACCATTGAACTCACGGGTACTAGTGGTACAACCATTAAAGTGGTAGATAATAAAACGCTAACGCCCGGTACACATACTCAATCCTTCGACGCTGCCGGAGGAAAATATATAGCAACGATTACGCAGGGTTCGGTGAAGAAGGTGATGAAGTTGGTATTGCGGTAA